A segment of the Thermotoga sp. genome:
CACCTACCGTTCTTGGAAGACCGGTGCAGTTCTGTCATCCACCAAGGAGCGTTCATATCGTAAATAAAATCCTGAAGGCTTTCAAAGAAGGAAGAAAAAAACCTGCAGAGTTCTGGATCAACATGGGTGAGAAGAAGATTCACATACGATATATCCCCGTTCTGGACAAAAATGGAAACTATATTGGTACACTCGAAGTAGTTCAGGACATCACCAGCAT
Coding sequences within it:
- a CDS encoding PAS domain-containing protein, producing PTVLGRPVQFCHPPRSVHIVNKILKAFKEGRKKPAEFWINMGEKKIHIRYIPVLDKNGNYIGTLEVVQDITSIKNWREKKDFWIGRTSNLSES